A stretch of the Halomonas sp. BDJS001 genome encodes the following:
- the sppA gene encoding signal peptide peptidase SppA, with product MSDDPTRHDGLGDGHDNPANGDRRTGSVNSGPSSEFKEDPWTEGPEVPPGAGSKQASGAPGDDADTLRERQRLAQLEMMDHWIGGVLAEQRRTRRWKLFFRLMFLAVVLAGLSAILYSLYWDSPSVTAPTQRHLGIVEVNGVIASDSPANAERIIQGLNRAWEAESAAAVVLHINSPGGSPVQSQRIYAEIMRLREQGDKPIIAVIEDIGASGAYYIAAAADEIVASPVSLVGSIGVIYAGFGFEEAIARIGVERRVLTAGENKAFLDPFQPMDDEAETFWQEVLSQTHRQFIDDVRAGRGDRLSDSSDIFSGLIWGGEQSIELGLVDQLGNLEQLSREQVGNTDWVDYTPSLDPFERFTRRFTQVAAEVLGIKAPNTPLRF from the coding sequence ATGAGTGACGACCCAACCCGCCACGATGGTCTAGGCGACGGACATGACAACCCGGCCAATGGCGATCGCCGCACCGGCTCTGTTAATAGTGGCCCGTCCAGCGAGTTTAAAGAGGATCCTTGGACTGAGGGGCCGGAGGTTCCGCCCGGTGCAGGGTCGAAGCAGGCGTCAGGCGCGCCGGGCGACGATGCTGACACTTTGCGCGAACGCCAGCGACTCGCACAGTTGGAAATGATGGATCACTGGATAGGCGGTGTCTTGGCCGAGCAGCGGCGTACCCGCCGCTGGAAGCTGTTTTTCCGCCTGATGTTTCTCGCTGTTGTGCTAGCTGGACTGTCTGCCATCCTTTATAGCCTTTACTGGGATTCGCCCAGTGTCACCGCGCCCACGCAACGCCACTTGGGCATTGTTGAGGTGAATGGGGTGATTGCGAGCGATTCGCCCGCCAATGCAGAGCGCATCATCCAGGGGTTAAATCGTGCTTGGGAGGCGGAAAGCGCGGCTGCCGTGGTGCTGCACATTAATAGCCCAGGCGGTAGCCCAGTGCAGTCTCAGCGTATCTATGCGGAAATCATGCGCCTGCGTGAGCAGGGTGACAAACCGATAATCGCGGTGATTGAGGATATAGGTGCCAGCGGCGCTTATTACATTGCCGCCGCGGCAGATGAAATTGTGGCATCACCGGTGAGTCTGGTGGGCTCTATTGGGGTGATCTATGCAGGCTTTGGCTTTGAAGAGGCGATAGCGCGTATTGGTGTTGAGCGTCGCGTGCTCACGGCAGGGGAGAACAAAGCCTTTTTAGACCCCTTCCAGCCCATGGATGATGAGGCAGAAACGTTTTGGCAGGAAGTGCTGAGCCAAACCCATCGCCAGTTCATCGATGACGTCCGCGCGGGGCGCGGTGACAGGCTCAGTGATAGCTCGGACATTTTTTCCGGTTTGATCTGGGGGGGTGAGCAGAGCATCGAGCTAGGGCTGGTCGATCAGTTGGGTAACCTCGAACAGCTGTCGCGCGAGCAGGTGGGGAACACCGATTGGGTAGACTACACCCCCAGCCTCGACCCTTTCGAGCGCTTTACGCGGCGTTTTACCCAGGTTGCTGCTGAGGTGCTAGGCATTAAAGCGCCTAACACCCCGCTGCGTTTCTAA
- a CDS encoding RluA family pseudouridine synthase, with the protein MSEGREVQWVDIAPEQAGQRIDNFLMTRLKGAPRALIYRIVRKGEVRVNKKRVKVDYRLQAGDLVRVPPLRLAPQEAVKEVSDNLRDLLVGSVIMEGPDWMVLNKPSGLAVHGGSGVKIGLIEALRQVRDDLSFLELVHRLDRDTSGCLLLAKSRDALVTLNESLKKHGMDKRYLALVSGRWPARKTYESARLDRFDAGNGERRVRVDPNGKVSRTHFSVVETFEKVTLIEAEPVTGRTHQIRVHAAHAGHALLGDDKYATRESGLLTKQLGLGRLFLHARALTFPEPTNGRPVTVKAPLPEALEEALKRARQ; encoded by the coding sequence ATGTCCGAAGGGCGTGAAGTGCAGTGGGTGGATATCGCCCCGGAGCAAGCAGGGCAGCGAATTGATAATTTTCTTATGACGCGGCTTAAAGGAGCTCCACGCGCACTTATCTACCGCATCGTGCGTAAGGGCGAAGTGCGTGTTAACAAAAAACGTGTGAAGGTCGATTACCGTTTGCAGGCGGGGGACTTGGTACGCGTTCCGCCGCTGCGGTTGGCACCACAGGAAGCGGTGAAAGAAGTCAGTGATAATTTGCGCGACCTGCTGGTGGGCAGCGTTATTATGGAAGGCCCCGATTGGATGGTGCTTAACAAACCCTCTGGTTTGGCGGTGCATGGCGGTAGCGGGGTTAAAATTGGTTTAATAGAAGCGCTGCGCCAGGTACGCGATGATTTAAGCTTTCTGGAGCTGGTTCACCGCTTGGATCGCGATACGTCCGGTTGTTTGCTGCTGGCCAAGTCCCGCGATGCGCTGGTGACGCTTAACGAGTCGCTTAAAAAGCACGGTATGGATAAGCGCTACTTGGCCTTGGTGAGCGGACGTTGGCCTGCGCGGAAAACCTATGAGAGTGCTCGGCTAGACCGCTTTGATGCGGGCAATGGTGAGCGGCGGGTAAGGGTGGATCCCAACGGTAAGGTGTCGCGCACCCATTTTTCGGTGGTCGAAACCTTCGAAAAAGTAACCCTGATAGAGGCTGAGCCGGTGACCGGGCGTACCCACCAGATACGCGTACACGCCGCCCATGCGGGCCACGCGCTGCTAGGCGACGACAAGTATGCTACCCGGGAGAGCGGCCTGCTCACCAAGCAGTTGGGGTTGGGGCGCCTGTTTCTGCACGCGCGGGCATTGACCTTTCCTGAGCCCACTAATGGTCGCCCGGTAACCGTTAAAGCACCGTTGCCAGAAGCCCTGGAAGAAGCGCTTAAACGCGCCCGCCAATAA
- a CDS encoding HAD family hydrolase, translated as MQYELIIFDWDGTLMDSVPRIVSCMQAAALEAEWGALSAPEVEDIIGLGLPEAIAQLCPGILPAQAERLRERYAHHFVQADATPMAFFSGVEAHIAHLRGRNQQRLAVATGKSRRGLDRVFAATGSGAWFHASRTADETRSKPHPQMLSELLTELSVPVERAVMVGDTEYDLEMARAMGMDRVGVSYGVHTPERLALSRPKWIAHSVDELFDRL; from the coding sequence ATGCAGTATGAGTTAATTATATTTGATTGGGATGGCACCTTGATGGACTCGGTGCCGCGCATTGTGTCCTGCATGCAGGCGGCTGCTCTGGAGGCCGAGTGGGGCGCACTTTCAGCGCCCGAGGTGGAGGATATTATCGGCCTGGGGCTGCCCGAGGCGATTGCACAGCTTTGCCCAGGCATTTTGCCTGCCCAGGCTGAGCGACTTCGCGAACGTTACGCGCATCACTTTGTGCAGGCAGATGCTACTCCGATGGCTTTTTTTAGCGGCGTAGAGGCGCATATCGCCCATTTGCGCGGACGTAATCAGCAGCGTTTAGCGGTGGCGACGGGTAAAAGCCGTCGCGGGCTTGACCGTGTTTTTGCAGCGACCGGCAGCGGCGCTTGGTTTCATGCCAGCCGCACGGCAGATGAGACCCGTTCCAAGCCGCACCCGCAGATGCTTTCAGAGCTGCTGACAGAGCTCTCTGTGCCGGTCGAACGGGCGGTAATGGTCGGAGATACTGAGTATGACTTGGAAATGGCTAGGGCGATGGGAATGGATCGGGTGGGTGTAAGCTACGGCGTGCATACGCCGGAGCGCCTGGCATTAAGCCGCCCCAAGTGGATCGCCCACAGCGTCGATGAGCTTTTTGATCGGTTATAA
- the rne gene encoding ribonuclease E — MKRMLINATQPEELRVALVDGQRLYDLDIESGAREQKKANIYRGKITRVEPSLEAAFVDYGADRHGFLPLKEISKEYFVKDVSGRPSIKEVLKEGQEVIVQVDKEERGNKGAALTTFVSLAGRFLVLMPNNPRAGGISRRIEGDERSQLKDAMGQLTVPDKMGLIVRTAGIGRNPEELQWDLDYLVQVWESITTEAAKRPAPFLIYRESNVIIRAMRDYLRQDIGEVLIDSPEIHAEALGFIRQVMPSYQQKIKLYADEVPLFSRFQIESQIETAYQREVKLPSGGSIVIDHTEALVSIDINSARATRGSDIEETALQTNSEAADEIARQLRLRDIGGLVVIDFIDMGPARNQREVENRMRDALKLDRARVQIGRISRFGLMEMSRQRLRPSLGETSGVVCPRCNGQGTIRDVRSLSLSIMRLIEEEAMKENSAQIRAILPVPVATYLLNEKRSVLADLESRQNVRVVLLPNPDMDTPHYDVQRLRDDHLDEDDTQSLSSFELSTDTEVGKEPAPSFMPPAQRAEAAVKSVTHNAPAPASLQTEEKAPVAAPVAKAAPVASEQPSVIGRFIRGFAKLLGSDESSAETNPEPKVETPTPRKQSERRPSQRSNESRQRPSRGDSNARPEPKAEQSAEQKTEQRSSAPRPASDDNGDKRSGPSRTRNRRRHPQQEDANGQETANKAPRKETKADSSSKESGSGKSAAQKESRRDNSGDKNRDTQRDDAAKSSEAKTPEAKQDDGKPKRTRNNPRNRTRTKAINPQAEAEQLKLQAEAENEAPAATPEPEPANAPAAEEQVGKAATDDAPIALGSDAGNTAETEAAAADAPEPNAEQAEDATTADQPAAVNAKARKSTHQRRQPKAASPAEQTSTASTVEQDDSIAKPSEPEATASEEQSAPSEVSVATAKANAEPVESDETDDSQQLSAGEQAAPEAVEPPAANAVDPAATIEEAASPAPFNSTDAEQSSDEHQPEALAKAQETSQEAATPSAVEPAAPAVEEPSSSESTQDAAEKGDEPKSAEAKSVEESGVEPDSAETSTEKSSDEPADTDHTVAESPATEAPVTQADAQPVPPVASEAPSEDAAGEETPKPRRRRSRAHNDPREKRKQAQQDTRSE; from the coding sequence ATGAAACGGATGCTTATTAATGCGACCCAGCCCGAAGAGCTGCGCGTCGCTTTAGTTGATGGACAACGCCTCTACGATCTGGATATCGAATCCGGCGCGCGAGAACAGAAAAAAGCCAACATCTATCGCGGTAAAATCACCCGCGTAGAGCCCTCGCTTGAAGCTGCCTTCGTCGATTACGGCGCTGACCGCCACGGTTTTTTGCCGCTCAAAGAGATCTCTAAAGAGTACTTTGTGAAAGATGTCTCTGGACGTCCAAGCATTAAAGAAGTGCTCAAAGAGGGCCAAGAGGTCATCGTTCAGGTCGATAAGGAAGAGCGTGGCAATAAAGGCGCCGCGTTGACAACCTTTGTTAGTCTGGCGGGTCGCTTTTTGGTGCTAATGCCCAACAATCCTCGGGCTGGCGGTATTTCTCGCCGTATCGAAGGCGACGAGCGCAGCCAGCTCAAAGATGCCATGGGTCAGCTGACCGTACCGGATAAAATGGGCCTGATCGTGCGCACTGCGGGCATCGGCCGCAACCCGGAAGAGCTCCAGTGGGACTTGGATTACCTGGTTCAGGTGTGGGAATCGATCACCACCGAAGCCGCCAAGCGCCCTGCCCCGTTTTTGATCTACCGGGAATCCAACGTCATCATTCGCGCCATGCGCGACTACCTGCGCCAGGACATCGGCGAAGTCTTGATCGACAGCCCCGAGATTCACGCCGAGGCACTGGGCTTTATTCGCCAGGTGATGCCGTCGTATCAGCAGAAGATCAAGCTCTACGCGGATGAAGTACCGCTATTTTCACGCTTCCAGATCGAATCGCAAATCGAAACCGCCTACCAGCGTGAAGTGAAGCTTCCCTCCGGTGGCTCGATCGTGATCGATCACACCGAAGCACTGGTCTCCATCGATATCAACTCCGCCCGTGCCACCCGCGGCAGCGATATTGAAGAGACAGCACTACAGACTAACTCTGAAGCCGCCGATGAGATCGCCCGCCAGCTACGCCTGCGGGATATCGGCGGCTTAGTTGTTATCGACTTTATCGATATGGGCCCTGCGCGCAACCAGCGGGAAGTTGAAAACCGCATGCGTGATGCCCTCAAGCTGGATCGCGCCCGGGTTCAGATCGGCCGTATTTCGCGCTTTGGTCTGATGGAAATGTCCCGCCAGCGCCTGCGCCCTTCACTGGGTGAAACCAGCGGCGTGGTCTGCCCGCGCTGTAATGGCCAGGGCACCATTCGCGATGTGCGTTCGCTCTCCCTGTCTATCATGCGCCTGATTGAAGAAGAGGCCATGAAAGAGAATAGCGCGCAAATTCGCGCCATCCTGCCGGTACCCGTGGCGACTTACCTGCTCAATGAAAAACGCAGCGTGCTGGCTGATCTTGAGTCTCGCCAGAATGTGCGTGTCGTCCTGCTGCCCAACCCGGATATGGATACGCCTCACTACGACGTACAACGCCTGCGTGATGATCACCTGGACGAGGACGACACTCAGAGCCTATCGAGCTTTGAGCTCTCCACCGATACCGAAGTAGGCAAAGAGCCGGCACCCAGCTTCATGCCACCCGCTCAACGGGCCGAAGCTGCCGTCAAGAGCGTCACCCATAACGCCCCTGCACCTGCATCACTGCAAACGGAAGAGAAGGCGCCTGTTGCTGCCCCGGTGGCCAAGGCAGCACCGGTAGCTAGCGAGCAGCCTAGCGTTATCGGTCGCTTTATCCGTGGTTTCGCAAAACTGCTGGGTAGCGACGAAAGCAGTGCTGAGACCAACCCTGAGCCCAAAGTTGAGACCCCTACGCCACGCAAGCAGAGCGAGCGTAGACCCTCTCAGCGCAGCAACGAGTCGCGGCAGAGGCCTTCACGCGGCGATAGCAACGCCCGCCCTGAGCCAAAAGCAGAACAAAGCGCTGAGCAAAAAACCGAGCAGCGCAGTAGCGCGCCGCGCCCTGCCAGTGACGATAATGGCGATAAGCGCAGCGGCCCTAGCCGCACCCGCAACCGTCGTCGTCACCCCCAGCAGGAGGATGCGAACGGTCAAGAGACCGCTAACAAAGCGCCGCGTAAAGAGACTAAAGCCGACAGCTCGTCTAAAGAGAGCGGCAGTGGCAAAAGCGCAGCCCAGAAAGAGTCACGTCGGGATAACAGTGGTGACAAAAATCGCGATACTCAGCGCGATGACGCGGCCAAAAGCTCAGAGGCTAAAACCCCAGAAGCGAAGCAGGACGACGGCAAGCCAAAGCGTACCCGCAACAACCCGCGTAACCGCACGCGCACCAAGGCGATCAACCCCCAGGCTGAAGCGGAGCAGTTAAAGCTGCAGGCCGAGGCAGAAAATGAAGCGCCAGCTGCAACGCCAGAGCCAGAGCCGGCCAACGCCCCCGCGGCAGAAGAGCAGGTGGGTAAAGCAGCAACAGATGACGCACCGATTGCATTAGGATCGGACGCGGGGAATACCGCTGAGACAGAAGCGGCAGCAGCCGATGCGCCTGAGCCCAACGCCGAGCAAGCGGAAGATGCAACGACCGCCGACCAGCCTGCGGCAGTGAACGCCAAAGCGCGTAAATCGACGCACCAGCGCCGTCAGCCAAAAGCGGCTTCTCCGGCTGAGCAAACGTCAACTGCCAGCACCGTTGAGCAGGATGACTCCATTGCCAAGCCAAGCGAACCGGAGGCCACCGCCAGCGAAGAGCAATCAGCACCCTCGGAGGTGTCCGTAGCAACAGCCAAGGCGAACGCAGAGCCAGTTGAAAGTGACGAAACCGACGATAGTCAGCAGCTCAGTGCGGGGGAGCAGGCAGCGCCTGAAGCCGTCGAGCCGCCTGCGGCCAACGCCGTTGATCCAGCGGCAACTATCGAAGAGGCCGCCTCCCCTGCGCCTTTCAATAGCACGGATGCAGAGCAAAGCAGCGACGAGCATCAGCCCGAAGCATTAGCGAAGGCTCAGGAAACCAGCCAGGAAGCAGCAACGCCCAGCGCTGTTGAACCTGCTGCCCCTGCGGTTGAAGAGCCCTCTAGCAGCGAATCGACACAAGACGCAGCAGAGAAAGGTGACGAGCCAAAGAGCGCTGAAGCAAAGAGTGTTGAAGAGAGCGGCGTTGAACCGGATAGCGCTGAAACTAGCACTGAAAAAAGTAGCGACGAGCCAGCAGACACTGACCACACTGTGGCAGAATCCCCTGCGACTGAAGCCCCTGTAACTCAAGCAGACGCTCAGCCCGTTCCGCCGGTCGCCAGTGAAGCGCCAAGTGAAGATGCCGCAGGCGAAGAAACGCCTAAACCGCGTCGTCGTCGCTCCCGGGCTCACAACGATCCGCGCGAGAAGCGTAAACAGGCACAACAAGACACCCGCTCGGAATAG
- a CDS encoding Maf family protein: MAQPSAQSSTTELVLASSSRWRRELLDRLQLPYQCHSPDIDETPHPGETPRALVHRLALSKAYAVAAHFPHHYVIGSDQVAVFEGDILGKPHTAEKACANLARFSGQRVTFLTGLALLDTRHQRHQVHIEPFEVVFRTLSTQEIETYVAKEQPLDSAGSFRMEGLGIALFEKLEGRDPNALIGLPLIALCDMLRQAGLDPLGQP, from the coding sequence ATGGCTCAGCCATCAGCCCAGTCATCAACGACGGAGCTGGTGCTAGCCTCAAGCTCACGCTGGCGGCGTGAGCTTTTGGATCGCCTGCAACTCCCCTACCAGTGCCACTCACCCGACATTGATGAAACACCTCATCCCGGCGAAACACCTCGCGCACTGGTACACCGCCTCGCGCTCAGCAAAGCCTACGCTGTGGCAGCCCACTTCCCTCACCACTACGTTATAGGTTCTGATCAGGTGGCGGTATTTGAAGGCGACATTCTTGGCAAACCCCACACAGCCGAGAAAGCTTGCGCTAACCTTGCTCGCTTCTCTGGCCAGCGTGTCACCTTTTTAACCGGATTAGCGCTACTGGATACTCGCCACCAGCGCCATCAGGTTCATATTGAGCCTTTCGAGGTCGTGTTTCGGACTCTTAGCACCCAAGAGATCGAAACTTATGTCGCCAAAGAGCAGCCACTGGATAGCGCTGGCAGTTTTCGCATGGAAGGCCTCGGCATTGCCCTGTTTGAAAAACTGGAAGGCCGCGACCCCAATGCACTGATTGGGCTACCGCTGATCGCGCTCTGCGACATGCTGCGCCAAGCGGGGCTGGATCCGCTTGGCCAGCCCTAG